The genomic segment ACGCGGTTTACTTTCGCCCTACCATCGTTTATTTCGATTTTCGTGGTTGTTCGCCGGCTGGCCGGGAATTATAGTCGCCTGGATGACGAGCTCGGATGGAAAGTGCCGCGGGGCCTCGAGGGGCGCGGGTGCCGACCGCGGCCTCGCGACGCTCCTGATCGCCATCTGGGTGGTCGGCGCGGCCGGGTGCGCCGGGATTCAAAGGCCCCCCGCCAACGCCGCCGTCCCGGCCTCGGAGCCAGCCATCGCGGTGACGCCCGAGGCCGACGCGGCGGTCGGAGCGCGGGGCGCCCTGGAAACTCTGAGTGGCGAGGACACCGATTCCCCGCAAGGGGTGTTCCACCACGTGCGGGACGGGCAGACGCTCTGGCGGATCGCCCGCGCGTACGCCGTGCCACAAGAGGAGCTGCAGAGGGTCAACGGGCTCGATGATCCCGGCCAGCTCGAGGTCGGCCAGGAGATCTTCATCCCTGGCGCAACGGCCGTCCTGGAGGTCCCGCCGTACCCGCTGCCGCTCCCGCTGGTCCCCGTTCCCGCTCCGAGAGCCCCCGCCGCTTTGGCGCGCGACATCGGTTTCGAGTGGCCCGTCGCCGGCGGCCACGTGGTCTCGTACTTCGGTGCCCACCGCCGCACACACCGGCACGCCGGCGTCGACATCGCGGGTGACCGGGGCCAGGAGATCATCGCGGCCCGAGCGGGGGTGGTGACCTTCAGCGGGCGGACCCGGACGGGATACGGGAATCTCGTGATCCTGGACCACGGCTACGGCATCGAGTCGCTGTACGCGCATGACCAGGCCGTTCTCGTGCGCATTGGCGACAAGGTGGAGAAGGGGCAGCCTATCGCCCGTGTTGGCCGCACCGGCAACGCCACGACGCCGCACTGCCACTTCGAGATTCGGAAGGACCGAGTCCCGGTCGATCCTCTCCTCTACGTCTCCCGGCTGGCCGAGGCCCGCCCGTGAAGGTCGAGATCCGCTGCCCCGCGTGCGGGCGCGGTTACCTCATCGACCCAGCGAAGATACCCCGGGCGGGCGCCAAGGTTGGGTGCAAGGCCTGCGGCGCGGCCATCGAGGTGCCTGGACCCGTCGGGCCACCGGCGCAGACCGCACCGGCTCGCCAGACGCCCTCCTCGCCTGCTCCGGTTTCGACGGCGCGTGAAGCTTCGGCGCCGGCCGCGAGCGGCCTCGCCGCCACCCCATCAATGTCGGGGGGGGAGGTCGTGTGTCCCCGTTGCGGCCTGCACTTCGCCCCGGCGAAGGGTGCGCCCGCCGAGACGGGCTCCACCCGGCCGACCGTGCTGGTCGTGGAGGACCTGGACTATTTCCTCGAGATCGCGAAGGAGGCTCTCTCCCCCAAGTACGCGGTCAGAACGGCAAGGTCGCTGCGGGAGGCTCGGGCGGCGCTGTCCTCGGGCCGGATCGACGCGATCCTGTTGGACCTGACGCTCGAGGGAGGCGAGGACGGCCTGACGCTGCTCCGGGAGATGCCCGTCAAGCGATGTCCCGTGCTGATCTTCACCGCCGAGGACGAGGCGGAGATGTACGGCGAGCCCTGGGACCGGCTCCGCGCACTCGGCGCGGACGATCTCGTCATCAAGGGTATCCACGTCGGCGAATCGCTGGCGCGCAGGGTCGGCGCTCTTCTGGGGGAACCCGCCCCTGAGGAGCCGGACCGGCGCTGACGCCTCGGCGGGCTGAGGACGACGCTTCCAGCTCGGCCAAGGGAGGCTCGATGAGGCTGATGAGAGGTTTGACCGCCGCTGCCGCGCTTGCGCTGCTGGCGCCCGCGGTTTCCTCAGGCGCCCGCGCCGCGGTCCTCGATCGCGTCGGGGTCTACACGAACGCCTGGCGGCAGTCGTTGACCGGGACCGCCCGGATCGACGGGGAGGTGCAGGGCGACTCGTTTTCCTTGCCGGGAGACGTCGGCCTCGACGGCGAGAAGACCGTTGGCGAGCTAGGCGCCTGGTTCCACCCATTCGGACGCCACCGCTTCCGGGTATCCGGGTTCTCGGCTTCGCTGAACGGCTCGCGAATCCTCCCGCGACCGGTCCGGATCGGCGATCTCGGCGTCGTCCCGCAAGACACCCCCGTGGACTCGTCGCTGGACCTCAAGTTCTACAAGGCCCATTACTCCTATTCGATCGTCAATCGGGATCTCGTGAACGTCGCCGTGCTCGTCGGCGCCGACATCCTCGACGGGAAAGGAGAGATCACCGCGCTTGACGCCGTCGCGATCGCCTCCCTCAGGGGGACGGTGCCGGTGATCGGAGCCAGCGTGCAGGTCTCGCCGCTCGGCTTCCTCCGGCTGTACGGAGAGGCTACCGGCGCGAGTTGGAAGATCGGCAGGCTGCGCGCCGACCTGCGGGACACCCTGGTCCGCGCCGAGGTGTACACGGGTCACTTCTTCGGCGTGGGCGCCGGGTATCGGAAGCTGAGTCTCGAGGTGGACAAGGACGGTGAGGGGAAGATCGACGCTTCGACCGACGGCTACCAGGCTTACCTGCTGCTCCGGTTTTGATCGGTCAAACGAGCCGGCTCCCGCCGCGCGATCCCTTGCGACGCGCGGCAGGAGCCTTCGAGTTCCGAAATCAGAAGTGGAAGGCCGCGCCGACGTAGGCCGAGGTGCCGCCGAGGTCCAGTTTGCCGAGCCCCGCGAAGTCGCTACTGGGGGTCACCTCCGACCACGAGTGGCGCCCTTCGAAGATCAGTCCCCACGTCGGGCCCATGGGTAGCTCGATCCC from the Terriglobia bacterium genome contains:
- a CDS encoding M23 family metallopeptidase, with the protein product MTSSDGKCRGASRGAGADRGLATLLIAIWVVGAAGCAGIQRPPANAAVPASEPAIAVTPEADAAVGARGALETLSGEDTDSPQGVFHHVRDGQTLWRIARAYAVPQEELQRVNGLDDPGQLEVGQEIFIPGATAVLEVPPYPLPLPLVPVPAPRAPAALARDIGFEWPVAGGHVVSYFGAHRRTHRHAGVDIAGDRGQEIIAARAGVVTFSGRTRTGYGNLVILDHGYGIESLYAHDQAVLVRIGDKVEKGQPIARVGRTGNATTPHCHFEIRKDRVPVDPLLYVSRLAEARP
- a CDS encoding zinc-ribbon domain-containing protein, encoding MKVEIRCPACGRGYLIDPAKIPRAGAKVGCKACGAAIEVPGPVGPPAQTAPARQTPSSPAPVSTAREASAPAASGLAATPSMSGGEVVCPRCGLHFAPAKGAPAETGSTRPTVLVVEDLDYFLEIAKEALSPKYAVRTARSLREARAALSSGRIDAILLDLTLEGGEDGLTLLREMPVKRCPVLIFTAEDEAEMYGEPWDRLRALGADDLVIKGIHVGESLARRVGALLGEPAPEEPDRR